A genomic region of Scomber japonicus isolate fScoJap1 chromosome 5, fScoJap1.pri, whole genome shotgun sequence contains the following coding sequences:
- the tmem170a gene encoding transmembrane protein 170A, translating into MQDRYSEVGFVQQILGLNLVPRKNGTHRGNDTSLSDFSEMWYGVFLWAAVSSLVFHLPAALLSLATLRQHKMARFMPIAILLMGIVGPVCGGVLTSAAIAGVYKAAGKRMISLEALVFGVGQSFCVLIISFLRILATL; encoded by the exons ATGCAGGACAGGTACAGTGAGGTCGGGTTCGTCCAGCAGATACTCGGCTTGAATTTAGTGCCGAGAAAGAACGGCACACACCGAGGCAACGACACCTCGCTCAGCGACTTCTCAG AGATGTGGTATGGAGTGTTTCTGTGGGCGGctgtctcctctctggtctTCCACCTGCCTGCTGCCCTGCTGTCCCTTGCCACGCTGAGACAGCACAAGATGGCCAGATTCATGCCCATAGCCATCCTCCTCATGGGCATCGTGGGGCCGGTATGTGGAGGAGTCCTCACCA gtgCAGCCATAGCCGGCGTGTACAAAGCAGCGGGGAAGAGGATGATCTCTCTGGAGGCTCTGGTCTTCGGCGTGGGACAGTCCTTCTGCGTCCTCATCATCTCCTTCCTCAGGATACTAGCCACCCTCTAG